In Halichondria panicea chromosome 17, odHalPani1.1, whole genome shotgun sequence, a single window of DNA contains:
- the LOC135351406 gene encoding uncharacterized protein LOC135351406 produces the protein MTDSNEEQAATGNEQDDFEFSKAYDPVISHSWKRIREANEDKYSFCSNKLKKKRKHYPSQIKKMHRVVQGKGIVSTQFRSDQEGHNEPFDDMTLSQAGYKVQDNVSKSETEPSGIPVPLLSAYLISVHEQRAFNSLDNSLRSFVVQGINRIDSSLK, from the exons ATGACTGATTCTAATGAAGAGCAGGCTGCCACAG GCAATGAACAAGATGACTTTGAATTCTCG AAGGCCTATGATCCAGTTATAAGCCACTCATGGAAACGGATTCGAGAGGCTAACGAAGATAAATATTCATTTTGCTCAAACAAGTTAAAGAAGAAGAGGAAACACTACCCTA GTCAGATCAAGAAAATGCACCGAGTTGTTCAGGGAAAGGGAATCGTGTCAACTCAATTCAGGAGTGACCAAGAGGGCCATAATGAGCCTTTTGATGATATGACACTAAGTCAAGCCGGATACAAAGTACAG GATAATGTTTCAAAGTCAGAAACAGAGCCATCTGGAATTCCAGTGCCATTGCTGTCTGCATATCTCATCAGTGTACATGAACAGCGTGCTTTCAACTCATTGGACAACTCTCTCCGGTCGTTTGTTGTACAGGGAATCAATAGAATCGATTCCTCTTTGAAGTAA
- the LOC135350735 gene encoding uncharacterized protein LOC135350735 → MLKIVLFVCSLVFALQTEKVQCAGSDGSPLPKASAKPINVDPKLDCAIKELAWDFANQLLTEQPNSQVHYTYEALQLAARNIPPVPKSSKKPLLSENKSLKNNKGDITVYADSNNGDDNNPGTSDKPVKTVYHAVDLYRGQKTKLTDEGMIILAPGDYYLTDTLDLGHDDSHLTIQGNKSKPTLISGGKQYTFQWDQFIHRMEPQMNGINAINGAVLNPGDSSYMATFVSSMNSSDECQKACAQENTCFAYTWHGPSTGAFANMCYFRADGLWVPTTDQGCISGKKLNIMVADLSKQAPIHFTSLFINGRRAVRARYPDGNPETMGLHTNPTGYVSKADSWMPPQNKGKSEEIHIESPERNGTHFPQFQIGIGGPVAVFNPPQSYWGTTHPTGGGGSTYIISTGLVYSAQEGFVNRTWTHPETGVVHAFHCKHWGNWQFAVKGRDNTKREIQFNYGGYQEARGCLTGAEWYVENIFEELDAPGEWFYNETEMKLYLYPNSTLPTSGVGTVLKRLFNVQGSMDSPVYNIAFMNITFAHTQPTYLELYEVPSGGDWSIHRGGAVFAEGVEGLTIHSCRFDSPGGNGIFLSNYMRKTLIQNNEFFFTGDSAIASVGLTQLIDGTNGNQPHGNVIANNVMREIGIFGKQTSAYIQALTAQTTFSNNVFFNGPRAGINFNDGFGGGHNVVHNLGFNMVRETSDHGPFNSWDRQPYLTKVKDGMTPSLQPATTNLTQNFLINNYHSTFPIDHDDGSCYYYDTYNFLIYGGSKSHFGRTKVVKYNLYIYPDAVHSLVEESIGKTIVIPFCAFSHGASIDILGWGEMWSNNSCIIGNPNIYDFVSCDPDKSLKGIVPFTSNNKFYTPNKDIYIKCKNKNFSLAEFQSMGYDIGSTVSNVVDTDTIVAWGKEILGM, encoded by the exons ATGCTGAAGATTGTACTTTTTGTGTGCAGCCTGGTCTTTGCCTTGCAAACTGAAAAGGTGCAGTGTGCAGGCTCTGATGGCTCCCCTTTGCCGAAAGCCAGTGCTAAGCCCATCAACGTGGATCCTAAGCTTGACTGTGCCATCAAGGAGCTGGCCTGGGACTTTGCCAACCAACTTTTGACTGAACAG CCAAACAGTCAAGTCCATTATACCTATGAGGCGCTGCAATTAGCAGCTCGTAACATTCCACCAGTTCCAAAGAGCTCCAAAAAACCTCTCCTGTCTGAAAATAAAAGTCTGAAAAATAACAAGGGTGACATTACTGTTTATGCTGACTCTAACAATGGAGATGACAACAATCCTGGAACTTCTGACAAACCAGTGAAAACTGTTTACCATGCTGTCGACTTGTATCGAGGTCAAAAGACCAAGCTGACAGACGAAGGAATGATTATACTGGCCCCCGGAGATTACTACCTAACTGATACACTTGATCTAGGACATGATGATAGCCACCTTACCATTCAAGGAAATAAATCGAAGCCAACACTCATAAGTGGAGGAAAACAATACACTTTTCAGTGGGACCAATTCATACACAGAATGGAACCACAGATGAACGGAATAAATGCTATCAATGGGGCAGTATTAAATCCGGGTGACAGTAGTTACATGGCAACATTTGTTAGCAGTATGAACAGTTCTGACGAGTGCCAGAAAGCATGTGCCCAGGAAAACACTTGCTTTGCCTACACATGGCATGGGCCTTCAACAGGAGCCTTTGCTAACATGTGCTACTTCAGAGCTGATGGACTATGGGTACCCACAACAGACCAAGGTTGTATCAGTGGCAAGAAACTCAACATAATGGTGGCAGACCTCAGCAAGCAAGCCCCGATTCATTTCACCTCGTTATTCATAAATGGACGAAGAGCTGTGCGTGCTCGATATCCTGATGGCAACCCAGAAACCATGGGTCTCCACACGAACCCGACTGGCTACGTATCCAAAGCTGATTCCTGGATGCCACCACAAAACAAAGGGAAATCTGAAGAGATACATATTGAGAGTCCAGAAAGAAATGGAACACATTTCCCACAGTTTCAGATCGGGATTGGTGGGCCCGTGGCTGTTTTTAATCCCCCACAATCTTACTGGGGTACAACGCATCCTactggagggggtggttcAACATACATCATCTCAACAGGGCTGGTTTACTCTGCTCAGGAAGGATTCGTTAATCGCACATGGACACATCCAGAAACAGGAGTAGTTCATGCGTTTCACTGTAAACATTGGGGAAACTGGCAGTTTGCAGTGAAAGGAAGAGACAACACCAAGCGAGAGATTCAGTTTAACTATGGTGGTTATCAAGAGGCCAGAGGATGTTTAACAGGTGCTGAATGGTATGTGGAAAACATTTTCGAAGAGTTAGACGCTCCTGGAGAATGGTTTTACAATGAAACGGAAATGAAACTCTACCTTTATCCAAACAGCACTTTGCCTACTAGTGGTGTCGGAACTGTACTCAAGAGGCTATTCAATGTACAAGGATCAATGGACTCGCCCGTTTACAACATTGCTTTTATGAACATTACATTTGCTCACACTCAACCGACGTATTTAGAATTGTACGAGGTTCCCAGCGGAGGAGACTGGTCCATTCACAGAGGAGGGGCTGTGTTTGCGGAAGGTGTTGAGGGTCTAACAATTCACAGCTGTCGGTTTGACTCACCTGGTGGAAATGGCATTTTTCTTAGCAACTACATGCGGAAGACTCTCATCCAAAATAATGAATTCTTTTTCACGGGTGACAGCGCAATTGCTTCGGTTGGCTTAACACAATTAATCGATGGAACAAATGGCAATCAACCCCATGGAAATGTTATTGCCAACAATGTGATGCGAGAGATTGGAATATTCGGCAAGCAAACTTCAGCATACATTCAGGCTCTCACTGCTCAAACTACATTCTCTAACAATGTGTTCTTCAATGGACCTCGAGctggtattaattttaatgacgGATTCGGAGGAGGTCACAATGTAGTTCATAACCTAGGTTTCAACATGGTTCGCGAGACTAGTGATCACGGACCATTTAACTCGTGGGACAGACAACCATATCTCACAAAGGTGAAGGATGGAATGACTCCGTCTCTACAACCAGCCACTACTAATCTGACACAGAACTTTCTCATAAATAACTATCACTCCACTTTCCCAATAGATCATGACGATGGCTCTTGCTACTATTACGACACATACAATTTTCTcatttatggaggttccaaaAGCCACTTTGGACGCACAAAAGTGGTCAAGTACAACTTATATATTTATCCTGATGCGGTGCACAGCTTAGTGGAGGAAAGTATTGGAAAAACTATAGTTATTCCCTTCTGTGCTTTTAGTCACGGTGCCTCAATTGATATTCTTGGCTGGGGTGAGATGTGGTCTAACAATTCCTGCATCATTGGAAATCCGAACATTTATGATTTCGTAAGTTGCGATCCTGACAAGTCACTAAAAGGAATAGTTCCATTTACATCAAACAACAAGTTTTACACCCCAAACAAAGACATTTATATCAAGTGTAAAAACAAAAACTTCTCGCTGGCCGAGTTTCAGAGCATGGGCtatgacattggatccactgTGAGCAATGTGGTGGACACTGACACTATTGTAGCCTGGGGCAAAGAGATCCTGGGCATGTGA
- the LOC135350738 gene encoding uncharacterized protein LOC135350738, whose amino-acid sequence MSCTLTLISSSTTRKEPIDYDLKLPVDVTQLPKFSVTDIWEKKISNPLRDRLMVEWLFSYSVAQQQLDAMVAKISEAIQQNLPPSKPLSTQTENEPDPLVQKSVQSTSTPHTPSDSLTITEVHKLVVSVCCPGGSYYSPCFVEKLRETYQTDKVYNKQLVITTQHWDVLQKKKDNFVWYKTKIPRSYVQHIEMLTNHRLWLPVDNEMNLFLENTFQEDLYSSRTVTVPNTGEVIDFMSGTLYDKKKRKTYYIRSTVLAILTKQSLVKCRFVGDEAYKRIAKRYDAAGILFYSVHPQTGKAVFLLGHMTYGSYTWCDFGGLKSYKRLKEAARHAAARECYEETLGVLGSIKVLQKMLEDFKTNNVFKVINEVYNYVEHFLRIPFMDYSKIFEAAAKCHSSSLEIDEIGWFTMSAIRHAVQMGLNNERVMVNLDGKVSCELRVEFVHTLCIAEKLGVLDCIDYITTQLHTSSLTTPSRPISYPKSQTTEGLSIRPPHTAPAMTEACTTSHVTIALAEKICNTENDSIDKMVAQKDDTLSMTTSKELLVTPFGDSPQSTATSSEALDSDLDDLVSRSRAWSFEEFVAGLPPEDEAAAGEEKRSSLLNGPRQRKVEKEERKKKNTRPHPTVKGRAVLYYGMGSGTFGI is encoded by the exons ATGTCGTGTACACTAACTCTCATTTCTTCATCGACAACACGAAAGGAACCGATAGACTATGACCTCAAGTTACCAGTAGATGTGACCCAGTTGCCCAAGTTCTCTGTGACAGATATCTGGGAGAAGAAGATTAGCAATCCACTCAGAGATAG GCTAATGGTTGAGTGGTTGTTTTCCTACTCTGTTgctcagcaacaactggatgcCATGGTTGCAAAGATCAGTGAAGCAATTCAACAAAATTTACCGCCGAGCAAACCTCTCTCGACTCAAACTGAAAACGAACCCGACCCTCTGGTACAAAAATCTGTGCAATCAACAAGCACGCCCCATACACCAAGTGATTCACTGACCATCACAGAAGTACACAAGTTAGTTGTGTCAGTATGTTGCCCCGGTGGCAGTTATTACAGTCCTTGTTTTGTGGAGAAGTTACGAGAAACTTATCAGACCGACAAGGTGTACAACAAGCAGCTAGTTATTACCACCCAGCACTGGGACGTTTTGCAGAAGAAGAAAGACAACTTCGTTTGGTACAAGACCAAGATTCCCCGCTCGTATGTTCAGCATATTGAGATGCTTACCAACCATCGACTTTGGTTGCCTGTCGATAACGAGATGAATTTGTTTTTGGAGAACACGTTTCAAGAAGATCTGTATAGTAGCCGCACTGTTACAGTACCAAATACCGGAGAGGTGATTGATTTTATGTCTGGTACACTCTACGACAAAAAGAAACGAAAGACCTACTACATCCGCTCCACTGTTCTAGCCATCTTGACAAAACAGTCCCTTGTGAAATGCCGCTTTGTAGGGGACGAGGCATACAAGCGTATTGCGAAGCGTTACGATGCAGCTGGCATTTTGTTTTACTCTGTGCACCCACAAACTGGAAAGGCTGTTTTTTTGCTAGGGCATATGACGTACGGCTCATACACCTGGTGTGACTTTGGAGGACTCAAAAGCTACAAGAGGCTAAA ggAGGCAGCAAGACACGCAGCTGCTCGTGAGTGCTATGAGGAGACGCTCGGTGTTCTGGGAAGTATCAAAGTCTTGCAAAAAATGCTAGAGGACTTCAAAACCAATAATGTCTTCAAg GTTATTAATGAGGTGTACAACTACGTTGAGCACTTCTTGCGAATTCCTTTCATGGACTATTCGAAGATATTTGAAGCAGCTGCTAAATGCCATTCTTCTTCTTTGGAGATTGACGAAATAGG GTGGTTCACAATGAGTGCCATTAGACACGCTGTTCAAATGGGATTAAACAACGAACGTGTTATGGTCAATCTTGATGGCAAA GTTAGCTGTGAGCTGCGGGTGGAGTTTGTCCACACCCTCTGCATTGCCGAGAAGCTTGGTGTTTTGGACTGCATCGACTACATAACAACACAGCTGCACACAAGCAGTTTAACCACACCCTCTAGACCCATCTCCTATCCCAAATCACAAACAACAGAAGGCTTGTCTATCCGCCCCCCACATACAGCACCAGCAATGACCGAGGCATGTACTACTTCACACGTCACTATTGCTCTCGCTGAGAAAATATGTAACACTGAGAATGATTCCATTGATAAAATGGTTGCACAAAAAGATGATACACTTAGCATGACAACATCGAAAGAACTCTTGGTTACTCCTTTCGGTGATTCTCCTCAGAGCACAGCAACAAGTAGTGAGGCTCTCGACTCTGATCTTGATGATTTGGTGAGCCGGTCTCGAGCTTGGTCATTTGAGGAATTTGTGGCTGGTCTACCTCCAGAGGACGAGGCAGCTGCTGGTGAGGAGAAAAGGAGTTCGCTGCTTAATGGACCGAGACAGAGGAAGGTGGAAAAGgaagaaagaaaaaagaaaaatacAAGACCTCATCCCACTGTGAAGGGAAGAGCTGTACTTTACTATGGAATGGGTTCTGGCACCTTTGGAATATAG
- the LOC135350737 gene encoding probable serine/threonine-protein kinase kinY: MATFSEAIEHPLKKYELPGATIGKEIAGGAYGVVYELIWNGMRFAGKKIRDYLKPSVYTKKLTEECEKLMKMRHPCIVQFIGVHRPVGSDSLTIVMEYLPTTLSAAIQQYKSLPEEISFSILENVALGICFLHSQNIIHRDLSANNVLLDDNMNAKLCDLGVAKMLDIENTQDRMTQVPGTAVFMPPESRTESSLYGTDLDIFSFGVLMVHIFYGDWPETNYDYPSDTQSKIDPKWSKYTEKIKSENPAVEDMVIKCLSKPSSRPDAVQVLELIRDEKANVPIYHGSRMRMIEQRKDLEHRLCRIKNDRTKDCEIRRLTTQIEDITRGKEEQETKSERLIQNVQELETSVDIRSNEIQIKNELIAQKEREIEVERKKTEQIKQTLDQTESNLKRIAQQAEDRKDQAERERNIAWQQLSAGHEFHLLHAQSMLTWEPVPQGASTTMTAPQYIIIGSKLYFGGGNTDHTNQAEQKAIFELDTSVTSSDSSIRKVDPDCPLIHFGLGNICGKLAVIGGRNHEDKTLSNKTYVLENNLSGTAKWSENEIPNLSVPRARVCAISQSEDESSTCIAACGGRVLDESTDQEISSSLVEVYRKGSQDWVEVKSLPAARAALRVTCLHGKAYLLGGWNDMRSKSEDDCFSIVTDNLFEENTGSRTVWKKLKKLPCLSSAPAHLCGTLLAVGGVLNGKSPILAFNTNMQEWIHVAKLPKIISSATVAALPNGKLIIFGGWEKWKDLRNEDIIIGQMTGRMFY, translated from the exons ATGGCTACTTTCTCTGAAGCTATAGAACACCCACTTAAAAAATATGAGCTACCAGGCGCAACTATTGGCAAGGAAATAGCAGGTGGCGCGTATGGGGTGGTCTACGAGCTGATTTGGAATGGAATGCGGTTTGCTGGAAAGAAGATTCGAGACTATTTGAAGCCTAGTGTCTACACCAAAAAACTGACGGAAGAGTGCGAAAAGCTGATGAAAATGCGTCACCCTTGCATAGTACAGTTCATTGGAGTACACAGACCAGTTGGTAGTGATTCTCTTACTATTGTAATGGAGTATCTGCCGACTACACTATCAGCTGCCATACAGCAGTACAAGTCATTGCCAGAAGAAATATCATTCAGTATTTTGGAAAATGTTGCACTTGGAATTTGTTTCTTGCACAGTCAGAATATAATCCATCGTGATCTGTCTGCCAATAATGTTCTTTTAGACGACAATATGAATGCAAAATTATGTGATCTTGGAGTTGCAAAGATGCTAGATATTGAAAACACTCAAGATCGCATGACCCAAGTGCCGGGAACAGCGGTTTTCATGCCGCCAGAATCAAGAACAGAAAGTTCCCTTTATGGCACAGACCTAGATATATTTTCTTTTGGTGTTCTTATGGTACACATCTTCTACGGAGATTGGCCGGAAACGAATTACGATTACCCAAGCGATACTCAATCAAAAATTGACCCAAAGTGGAGCAAATATACTGAAAAGATCAAGTCTGAGAATCCTGCAGTTGAGGACATGGTGATAAAATGTCTTAGCAAGCCGTCGAGTAGACCAGATGCAGTACAGGTCTTAGAGCTAATCAGAGATGAAAAAGCAAATGTTCCAATATATCATGGCAGTCGAATGAGAATGATTGAACAAAGAAAAGACTTGGAACATAGACTTTGCCGAATCAAAAACGATCGCACGAAAGATTGTGAGATTAGACGATTGACGACACAGATAGAGGACATCACTCGGGGGAAAGAAGAGCAAGAGACAAAAAGTGAGAGGCTGATACAAAATGTTCAAGAGCTGGAGACGTCAGTTGATATCAGATCTAACGAGATTCAAATCAAGAACGAACTGATAGCACAAAAAGAAAGAGAGATCGAGGTagaaagaaagaaaacagAGCAGATAAAGCAGACACTAGACCAGACAGAGTCTAATTTAAAGAGAATTGCACAACAAGCAGAGGATCGAAAGGACCAAGCTGAGCGTGAGAGAAATATAGCGTGGCAACAGCTGAGTGCAGGGCACGAG TTTCATTTGCTCCACGCACAATCCATGCTGACTTGGGAGCCCGTGCCACAAGGAGCAAGTACAACAATGACAGCACCACAATACATTATAATCGGGTCAAAGCTCTACTTTGGAGGTGGGAACACAGATCATACCAATCAAGCTGAACAAAAAGCAATATTTGAACTCGACACGAGCGTTACTAGCAGCGATTCCTCCATTAGAAAAGTCGATCCAGATTGTCCATTGATACATTTTGGGCTGGGAAATATCTGTGGAAAACTGGCGGTCATTGGAGGCCGAAATCACGAAGACAAAACGTTGTCGAACAAAACGTACGTTCTTGAAAATAATCTCAGCGGCACCGCAAAATGGAGTGAAAACGAGATCCCTAACTTGTCCGTCCCTCGTGCAAGAGTGTGTGCCATCAGCCAATCAGAGGATGAGAGCAGTACTTGTATAGCGGCTTGTGGAGGAAGGGTTCTTGATGAGTCTACCGACCAAGAAATAAGCAGCAGTCTCGTTGAAGTATATCGTAAAGGCAGCCAGGATTGGGTGGAGGTTAAATCATTGCCCGCAGCTAGAGCAGCTCTAAGAGTAACTTGCTTACACGGTAAGGCATACTTGCTTGGTGGTTGGAACGATATGAGGAGCAAGAGTGAAGACGACTGTTTCAGCATCGTCACAGATAACCTGTTTGAAGAAAATACTGGTAGTCGAACAGTATGGAAAAAGCTCAAAAAGTTACCTTGCTTATCATCTGCCCCAGCTCATCTATGTGGCACACTGCTAGCGGTGGGAGGAGTCCTCAACGGAAAGTCTCCAATACTGGCCTTCAATACAAACATGCAAGAATGGATTCATGTCGCTAAACTGCCCAAGATCATCTCAAGCGCAACTGTAGCAGCTTTACCAAATGGAAAATTGATCATTTTCGGCGGGTGGGAGAAATGGAAGGATTTGCGAAAcgaagacataattattggccaaATGACTGGACGAATGTTCTATTAA